From Kitasatospora sp. MAP12-44:
ATCCTGGCCGTCATCCCGCTGCTCTCGCTGATCACCTACACGATCCAGCAGGGTGCCGCCGTCGTCGACGGCAACTTCCTGACGCACTCCATGAAGGGCGTCTACCAGTCCGGTCCGGGCGGTGGCATCTACCACGCGCTGCTCGGCACCATCCAGCAGGTCGGCCTGGCCACGCTGATGGCCGCGCCGGTCGGTCTGCTCACGGCGGTCTACCTGGTGGAGTACGGCCGTGGCCGGCTCGCCAAGGTGGTCACCTTCTTCGTCGACGTCATGACGGGTGTCCCGTCCATCGTCGCCGGTCTGTTCATCTTCTCGGTGTGGCTCCTGGCGCTGGGCTTCCAGTACTCGGGCTTCGCCGGCAGCCTCGCCCTGGCCATCCTGATGTTGCCGGTGGTGGTGCGCTCCACCGAGGAGATGCTCAAGCTCGTCCCGAACGAGCTGCGCGAAGCCTCGTACGCGCTCGGTGTGCCCAAGTGGAAGACGATCCTGCGGATCGTCATCCCCACCGCGATCGGCGGCATCGCCACGGGTGTCATGCTGGCAGTGGCCCGCATCACCGGTGAGACCGCTCCGGTGCTGATGCTGGTGTTCATCACGGACTCCATCAACAGCAACCCGTTCTCGGGACCGCAGGAGTCGCTGCCGATCTACATCTGGCAGCAGTACTCGCAGGTCAACAACAGCTATGGCTACGCGCGCGCCTGGGGTGCGGCCCTGGTGCTGATCGCCTTCGTGATGGGCCTCAACCTCATCGCGCGGGGCATCGCCCGCTGGCGCTCGCCCAAGTCCGGGCACTGACCGGCCGACTGACGTACGTAAAGACGAGAGAGACGAAAGATCATGGCGAAGCGCATCGACGTCAGCGGACTGTCGGCCTACTACGGCGCCACCAAGGCCATCGAGGACATCTCGATGACCGTCGAGCCCCGCTCGGTGACGGCCTTCATCGGCCCCTCCGGCTGCGGTAAGTCCACCTTCCTGCGCACCCTCAACCGGATGCACGAGGTGATCCCCGGCGCCCGGGTCGAGGGCAAGGTCCTGCTGGACGACGAGAACCTGTACGGCCGGGACGTCGACCCGGTCGCGGTCCGCCGCACGGTCGGAATGGTCTTCCAGCGACCCAATCCGTTCCCGACCATGTCGATCTACGACAATGTCGCGGCCGGACTCAAGCTCGCGGGTGTCCGCAAGAAGTCCGTCCTGGACGGTGTGGTGGAGAGCTCGCTCAAGGGCGCCAACCTCTGGAACGAGGTCAAGGACCGCCTGAGCAAGCCGGGCGCCGGCCTCTCCGGCGGCCAGCAGCAGCGGCTCTGCATCGCCCGCGCCATCGCGGTCGAGCCGCAGGTGCTGCTGATGGACGAGCCCTGCTCGGCCCTCGACCCGATCTCCACGCTGGCCATCGAGGACCTGATCGGCGAGCTCAAGGAGCGGTTCACGATCGTCATCGTGACCCACAACATGCAGCAGGCGGCCCGCGTCAGCGACCGGACGGCCTTCTTCAACCTGGCCGGCGTCGGCCAGCCCGGCAAGCTGGTCGAGCTGGACGACACCCAGCGGATCTTCTCCAACCCGTCGGTCCAGGCGACCGAGGACTACATCTCCGGCCGCTTCGGCTAGACCCGGACGGGCCCGGCCACCGGGCCCGCCTCCGATCGGAGGCTGTGCGGAGCACGAACTGCTCTGCGGCGCTGCATGGCGGTGCCGCCGCGGAGTGTGAAGAAGGGCCCGCCCCCGGGACGTGGGGGCGGGCCCTTCTGCGTGCGGCGGGTCTGCCTGCCGCCACCGGACTCAGAGGAAGATCAGATCAGTGATCCAGTAGACCAGCGCGGCCACCAGTGCCGCGGCCGGCATGGTGATGAACCAGCCGAGCACGATGTTCTTGGCCACTCCCCAGCGCACCGCGCGGACCCGCTTGGTGGCCCCCACACCCATGATCGCCGAGGTGATCACATGGGTGGTGGAGATCGGCGCCTTGAAGACGTACGACGTGATGTACATGATCGTCGCCGCGGTGCTCTCGGCGGCGAAGCCCTGCGGCGGGTCCAGCTCGATGATCTTGCGGCCCAGGGTCCGCATGATCCGCCAGCCGCCCGCGTAGGTGCCCAGCGAGAGCATCGTGGCGCAGGAGATCTTGACCCAGATCGGGATCGCGTTGCCGCTCTGGTGCCCCGCGATGGTGAGCGCCAGCACCACGACGCCCATGGTCTTCTGGGCGTCCTGCAGGCCGTGGGCCAGCGCCATGGCGGCGGCCGAAGCGGTCTGCGCGACCCGGAAGTTGCGCTTGGCCTTGTGCGGGTTGGCCCGCCGGAAGATCCACAGGATCGCCAGCATCACCAGGTAGCCGGCCACCAGGCCGACGATCGGCGAGACGATCATCGGGATGATGATCTTGTCGAGGACGCCGCTCCAGATCACCCCGGTGCCACCGGCCAGCGCCGCCCCGACCATGCCGCCGAAGAGCGCGTGCGAGGAGGAGGAGGGCAGGCCGAAGTACCAGGTCGTCAGGTTCCAGGCGATCGCGCCGACCAGGGCGCCGAAGAGGATGGCCATCCCCTGGCTGCCGGTCGGTGTGTCGAT
This genomic window contains:
- the pstB gene encoding phosphate ABC transporter ATP-binding protein PstB, whose product is MAKRIDVSGLSAYYGATKAIEDISMTVEPRSVTAFIGPSGCGKSTFLRTLNRMHEVIPGARVEGKVLLDDENLYGRDVDPVAVRRTVGMVFQRPNPFPTMSIYDNVAAGLKLAGVRKKSVLDGVVESSLKGANLWNEVKDRLSKPGAGLSGGQQQRLCIARAIAVEPQVLLMDEPCSALDPISTLAIEDLIGELKERFTIVIVTHNMQQAARVSDRTAFFNLAGVGQPGKLVELDDTQRIFSNPSVQATEDYISGRFG
- the pstA gene encoding phosphate ABC transporter permease PstA → MTTATSVADQVPGPQLSRPLTAARLPRWTPAAITALAIALGCGIGAGAGLQSHLQWGLISALLFVVISYGVSAKIEGTRQAKDRLATSMVWVAFILAVIPLLSLITYTIQQGAAVVDGNFLTHSMKGVYQSGPGGGIYHALLGTIQQVGLATLMAAPVGLLTAVYLVEYGRGRLAKVVTFFVDVMTGVPSIVAGLFIFSVWLLALGFQYSGFAGSLALAILMLPVVVRSTEEMLKLVPNELREASYALGVPKWKTILRIVIPTAIGGIATGVMLAVARITGETAPVLMLVFITDSINSNPFSGPQESLPIYIWQQYSQVNNSYGYARAWGAALVLIAFVMGLNLIARGIARWRSPKSGH
- a CDS encoding inorganic phosphate transporter; protein product: MDTAALIVVLGVAFFFTYTNGFHDSANAIATSVSTRALTPKAALAMAAVMNLAGAFLGSGVANTVSKGIIDTPTGSQGMAILFGALVGAIAWNLTTWYFGLPSSSSHALFGGMVGAALAGGTGVIWSGVLDKIIIPMIVSPIVGLVAGYLVMLAILWIFRRANPHKAKRNFRVAQTASAAAMALAHGLQDAQKTMGVVVLALTIAGHQSGNAIPIWVKISCATMLSLGTYAGGWRIMRTLGRKIIELDPPQGFAAESTAATIMYITSYVFKAPISTTHVITSAIMGVGATKRVRAVRWGVAKNIVLGWFITMPAAALVAALVYWITDLIFL